In Persicimonas caeni, a single window of DNA contains:
- a CDS encoding HD domain-containing phosphohydrolase, with product MSSQAPTRVLVVDDERSIREVLEDFMTVEGYDVVAVANGEAALEAIVAQRFDAALIDLKMPGMDGLEVLARFGELAPHLVPVMMTGYGTVETATAAMRNGAYDYVLKPFKVREVIGLLERGLEQKRLEAENVHLKDVLKQTVQAFANLLEDKDPYTRGHSERVSRYARMIAEGMGLSDEQVDTIADAALVHDIGKLGIRFEDLNKAEPLTESEYEMFKSHTTRGKWMLEPIEFMHELIPGVYHHHERWDGKGYPLGLVGEETPLMARILSVADTYDAMTSHRAYRRALPHDVAVRELEAFAGTQFDPQVVEVFVREIARDRQGQSSKAQRWKALEGISRPATPSRVNSQETAQETAEATSFDAASMAATSLGE from the coding sequence ATGTCATCCCAAGCCCCCACAAGAGTCCTCGTCGTCGACGACGAGCGTAGCATTCGCGAAGTCCTCGAGGACTTCATGACGGTGGAGGGCTATGATGTGGTGGCGGTGGCCAACGGTGAGGCGGCGCTCGAAGCCATCGTGGCGCAGCGATTCGACGCCGCGCTCATCGACTTGAAGATGCCGGGGATGGACGGACTCGAGGTGCTCGCGCGCTTCGGAGAACTCGCCCCGCACCTCGTGCCGGTGATGATGACCGGGTACGGCACGGTCGAGACCGCGACCGCGGCGATGCGAAACGGGGCGTACGACTACGTGCTCAAGCCGTTCAAGGTGCGCGAGGTCATCGGGCTTTTGGAGCGGGGGCTCGAGCAAAAGCGCCTGGAGGCCGAAAACGTCCACCTCAAGGACGTGCTCAAGCAGACGGTGCAGGCGTTTGCGAATCTACTCGAAGACAAAGATCCCTACACACGCGGCCACTCCGAGCGGGTCAGCCGCTATGCGCGTATGATCGCCGAGGGGATGGGGCTGAGCGACGAGCAAGTCGACACCATCGCCGACGCCGCGCTCGTGCACGATATCGGCAAGCTCGGCATTCGCTTCGAGGACCTCAACAAGGCCGAGCCGCTGACCGAGTCGGAGTACGAGATGTTCAAGAGCCACACCACCCGTGGCAAATGGATGCTCGAGCCGATCGAGTTCATGCACGAGCTCATCCCCGGGGTCTACCACCACCACGAGCGTTGGGACGGCAAGGGATATCCGTTGGGGTTGGTCGGCGAAGAGACGCCGCTGATGGCGCGGATCTTGTCCGTGGCCGACACCTACGACGCGATGACCTCCCACCGCGCCTACCGACGCGCGCTGCCGCACGACGTGGCCGTGCGTGAGCTCGAGGCGTTCGCGGGCACCCAATTCGACCCGCAGGTCGTCGAGGTTTTCGTGCGCGAGATCGCGCGCGACCGTCAGGGCCAGTCCTCCAAGGCCCAGCGCTGGAAGGCGCTCGAAGGGATCTCGCGACCCGCCACTCCCTCCCGGGTCAACTCGCAAGAAACTGCACAAGAAACAGCCGAGGCGACGTCTTTCGACGCCGCCTCGATGGCTGCTACATCGCTGGGCGAGTGA